Proteins encoded together in one Desulfovibrio aminophilus DSM 12254 window:
- the cmk gene encoding (d)CMP kinase encodes MAEPVIVTLDGPAGVGKSTLAKMLAGRLGLAYLDTGAMFRAVGFLLGPGSWDWPEERLAARLEGFRFGLEGAGARTRLTVDGRALGPEIRTEDVGMWASNVAKLPVVRAFLKKAQQDLARGTSLVAEGRDMGSVVFPAARHKFFLDADPAERARRRFLQLQELGRPADLAELTAQIEARDRQDRTRAEAPLKPAPDALIVDTTDLDLEEVFEHILEAIITKAD; translated from the coding sequence ATGGCTGAGCCGGTCATCGTCACCCTGGACGGCCCGGCCGGGGTCGGCAAGTCCACCCTGGCCAAGATGCTGGCGGGCCGCCTGGGGCTGGCCTACCTGGACACCGGGGCCATGTTCCGGGCAGTGGGCTTTTTGCTCGGCCCGGGCTCCTGGGACTGGCCCGAGGAACGGCTGGCCGCCCGTCTGGAGGGCTTCCGCTTCGGACTGGAGGGGGCGGGCGCGCGGACCCGGCTCACGGTGGACGGCCGCGCCCTGGGCCCGGAAATCCGCACCGAGGACGTGGGCATGTGGGCCTCCAACGTGGCCAAGCTGCCGGTGGTCCGCGCCTTTCTCAAGAAGGCCCAGCAGGACCTGGCCCGGGGCACGTCCCTGGTGGCCGAGGGCCGGGACATGGGCAGCGTGGTCTTCCCGGCCGCACGGCACAAGTTCTTCCTGGACGCGGACCCGGCCGAGCGCGCCCGGCGGCGCTTTCTTCAGCTCCAGGAACTGGGCCGACCGGCGGACCTGGCCGAACTCACGGCCCAGATCGAGGCCCGCGACCGCCAGGACCGCACCCGCGCCGAGGCCCCGCTCAAACCCGCGCCCGACGCCCTGATCGTGGACACCACCGACCTGGACCTGGAAGAGGTCTTCGAACACATCCTGGAAGCGATCATCACGAAGGCGGATTGA
- a CDS encoding DMT family transporter, protein MTTELDICSLGRQGIKSNPSHGEMTLASNSWAALAKLVLAMLIWASSFVALKYALKGFHPMAVVFGRMVVAGLCFLPLLKGWRGNVRYLPGDWKWLFLMALLQPCICFVCETLALTYTSASQAGMIFSTQPLMVAGAAVLLLKEKITSRAAFGFALAIAGAIWLSLAGAATESAPAPAFGNLLEFLAVASVAGYTVLFKRLCLRYPPLVLTAMQAYIGIAFFLPLAIAFPSTVSPDVPLMTPALAIIYLGVFVTLVGYSLYNMAVSRIPASRAAAFTNLIPVFAVLMGQFVLGETLTPTQYLAAALTLSGVILSQT, encoded by the coding sequence TTGACCACTGAGCTTGATATTTGCAGCCTGGGCAGGCAGGGGATTAAGTCAAATCCTTCTCATGGAGAAATGACATTGGCATCCAATTCCTGGGCAGCGTTGGCCAAGCTTGTCCTAGCTATGCTTATCTGGGCGAGTTCGTTCGTCGCCTTGAAGTACGCCCTTAAGGGGTTTCACCCCATGGCTGTGGTCTTTGGACGCATGGTCGTGGCCGGTTTGTGTTTCCTGCCCCTACTCAAGGGTTGGCGTGGGAACGTGCGTTACTTGCCCGGCGACTGGAAATGGTTGTTCCTTATGGCCCTGCTCCAGCCATGTATCTGCTTCGTATGCGAGACCTTGGCGCTGACTTATACTTCCGCCTCCCAGGCTGGCATGATCTTTTCCACACAGCCCCTCATGGTCGCAGGTGCGGCAGTATTACTGCTCAAGGAAAAGATCACCTCACGAGCTGCCTTTGGCTTCGCCTTGGCCATCGCTGGAGCGATCTGGCTGTCTCTTGCGGGAGCAGCTACCGAATCGGCCCCGGCCCCAGCCTTTGGCAACTTGTTAGAGTTCCTCGCAGTGGCCTCGGTGGCAGGATATACGGTCCTTTTCAAGCGTCTCTGTCTCCGCTACCCCCCGCTCGTTTTGACCGCCATGCAAGCCTATATCGGCATCGCTTTCTTCCTGCCCCTGGCCATCGCCTTTCCTTCCACCGTTAGCCCGGATGTCCCTCTGATGACCCCGGCCTTAGCCATCATCTACCTCGGTGTTTTTGTCACCCTTGTCGGGTACAGCCTCTATAACATGGCTGTCAGCCGCATCCCAGCAAGCAGGGCTGCCGCCTTCACCAACCTCATCCCTGTGTTTGCCGTCCTCATGGGGCAGTTCGTACTTGGCGAAACCCTCACCCCAACACAGTATCTTGCCGCCGCCCTGACCTTAAGCGGTGTCATCCTCAGCCAAACATGA
- a CDS encoding universal stress protein — MASIKKILCAVDFSEHSPMVADYAKTMAKALDASVICLYVAPSLSQYVGFHVPPSSIENFVGEIVSGADTTMSAFLAENFAGVPVEGRVVTGYAAEEVLNLAEEHGVDCIIMGTHGRRGIDRILFGSVAEKVVKSAKCPVLTIRPKVGAAA; from the coding sequence ATGGCGAGCATCAAGAAGATTCTTTGCGCGGTGGACTTCTCCGAGCACAGCCCGATGGTCGCGGACTACGCCAAGACCATGGCCAAGGCCCTGGACGCCTCGGTGATCTGCCTGTACGTGGCCCCCTCGCTCAGCCAGTACGTGGGTTTCCACGTGCCGCCGAGCTCCATCGAGAACTTCGTCGGGGAGATCGTCTCCGGCGCGGACACCACCATGTCCGCCTTCCTGGCCGAGAACTTCGCGGGCGTTCCCGTGGAAGGCCGCGTGGTCACCGGCTACGCCGCCGAGGAAGTCCTGAACCTGGCCGAGGAGCATGGCGTGGACTGCATCATCATGGGCACCCACGGCCGCCGCGGCATCGACCGCATCCTCTTCGGCTCGGTGGCCGAGAAGGTGGTCAAGTCGGCCAAGTGCCCGGTGCTGACCATTCGGCCCAAGGTCGGCGCCGCCGCCTGA
- the hisC gene encoding histidinol-phosphate transaminase, which yields MSTRRLRPEIQDFKPYVPGLSIDEIKARYGLTRVVKLASNENPLGTSPLARKAAERAAALGFRYPQNHNPALVAAIAARLGAPVESVVAGHGSDEMIDLLLRVVGRDGDHVLCWSHAFSMYRLTAKLCGLECREVPRDPDAPLPLEALARAADEKTAVVFVTSPDNPTGRAARLDELRALADRLPEDTILAVDEAYVDFARPLEEHSGLPLALERDNVIALRTFSKAYGLAGFRLGFGVMPPWLAQAMTRARIPFTIGVLDEAAGIAGLTDDAFLAATLETVHTGIDRLAAGLTELGCAVGPSQANFLMFTPPRPGQDVFQGLLERGVIVRPLASFGLPERIRVSVGTEEENEIFLRELAGVLHG from the coding sequence ATGAGCACACGCCGCCTCCGTCCGGAAATCCAGGACTTCAAGCCCTACGTCCCGGGCCTCTCCATCGACGAGATCAAGGCCCGCTACGGCCTGACCCGCGTGGTCAAGCTGGCCAGCAACGAGAACCCCCTGGGCACGTCGCCCCTGGCCCGCAAGGCCGCCGAGCGCGCCGCCGCCCTGGGCTTCCGCTACCCCCAGAACCACAACCCCGCCCTGGTGGCGGCCATCGCCGCCCGCCTGGGCGCGCCGGTGGAGAGCGTGGTGGCGGGCCACGGCTCGGACGAGATGATCGACCTCCTGCTGCGCGTGGTCGGCCGCGACGGCGACCACGTGCTCTGCTGGAGCCACGCCTTCAGCATGTACCGGCTCACGGCCAAGCTCTGCGGCCTGGAGTGCCGCGAGGTGCCTCGCGACCCGGACGCGCCCCTGCCGCTGGAGGCCCTGGCCCGGGCAGCGGACGAGAAAACCGCCGTGGTCTTCGTCACCAGCCCGGACAATCCCACGGGCCGCGCCGCCCGGCTGGACGAGCTGCGCGCCCTGGCCGACCGCCTGCCCGAGGACACGATCCTGGCCGTGGACGAGGCCTACGTGGACTTCGCCCGGCCCCTGGAGGAGCACAGCGGCCTGCCGCTGGCCCTGGAGCGCGACAACGTCATCGCCCTGCGGACCTTTTCCAAGGCCTACGGACTGGCCGGGTTCCGCCTGGGTTTCGGGGTCATGCCGCCCTGGCTGGCCCAGGCCATGACCCGCGCGCGCATCCCCTTCACCATCGGAGTGCTGGACGAGGCCGCGGGCATCGCCGGACTCACCGACGACGCCTTCCTGGCCGCCACCCTGGAGACCGTGCACACGGGCATCGACCGGCTCGCCGCCGGGCTGACGGAACTGGGCTGCGCCGTGGGCCCGAGCCAGGCCAACTTCCTCATGTTCACTCCGCCGCGCCCGGGTCAGGACGTCTTCCAGGGCCTGCTGGAGCGCGGGGTCATCGTCCGGCCCCTGGCGAGCTTCGGCCTGCCGGAGCGCATCCGCGTGAGCGTGGGCACGGAGGAGGAGAATGAAATCTTCCTGCGCGAGCTGGCCGGGGTGCTGCATGGCTGA
- a CDS encoding helix-turn-helix transcriptional regulator, producing MKTMIPFSRTRGKLMDDPEFRKEYDALGDEFALISQAVAARTRAGKTQAQVAEAMGVSQPAVAKIEAGKVKNLDTLKRYASAVGCRIHLELIPG from the coding sequence ATGAAGACGATGATCCCCTTCTCCCGGACCCGTGGGAAGCTCATGGACGATCCGGAATTCCGCAAGGAATACGACGCCCTCGGCGACGAGTTCGCGCTCATTTCCCAGGCCGTCGCCGCCCGGACCCGCGCGGGAAAGACGCAGGCGCAGGTCGCGGAGGCCATGGGCGTCTCCCAGCCCGCCGTGGCGAAGATCGAGGCGGGAAAGGTCAAGAACCTGGACACCCTCAAGCGTTATGCGTCCGCAGTGGGGTGCAGGATTCACCTGGAATTGATCCCGGGCTGA